CGCCGACGTTCGGTGTAGAGAAGGAGCTCGTCACCGGCATCATTGCCGGCGGCGAAACCGCAATCGTAAACGCGGTCGAAAACGCGGAGGACGACGAGGAGGCCGGCGTCCGCGATATCGCTGCGTTGGTTTCTCCGCGCGACGCTGTCGTCGGCATCACGGCCAGCGGTCGCACGCCGTATGTGCTCGGCGCCATACGTGAAGCGAACCGGATCGGCTCGCTCACGGTCGGCGTTTCCTGCAACGAAGGGACGCCGCTCAGCCGCGCCGCTGTGCACGGCATCGAGGTGCCCGTCGGGCCCGAGGTCGTCACCGGCTCAACCCGGCTCAAAGCCGGCACCGCGCAAAAAATGGTGCTGAACATGATTTCGACGACGGCGATGATTCAGCTCGGCAAAGTATACGGCAACCTGATGGTGAACGTGCAGGCGACGAATCTGAAGCTGCGAGACCGCGTCGTGCGCATCGTCATCGACGCGAC
The window above is part of the Paenibacillus hamazuiensis genome. Proteins encoded here:
- the murQ gene encoding N-acetylmuramic acid 6-phosphate etherase; protein product: MDLGVSQPVTEQRNERTVHLDRLSIRETLEVMNAEDQTVAVSVQKALPQVEAAVIAIVQRMKQGGRLFYIGAGTSGRLGILDASECPPTFGVEKELVTGIIAGGETAIVNAVENAEDDEEAGVRDIAALVSPRDAVVGITASGRTPYVLGAIREANRIGSLTVGVSCNEGTPLSRAAVHGIEVPVGPEVVTGSTRLKAGTAQKMVLNMISTTAMIQLGKVYGNLMVNVQATNLKLRDRVVRIVIDATGADRETAEAYSLRADGDARVAILMLKFGIDRTQALNALRSSGEHFGEAMKLLERK